Within Actinomycetota bacterium, the genomic segment CCTGGTCGAGGCGCATCCCGAGAACCGTATCGCCCGGTTGGATGGTTGCGAAATAGGTCGCCATGTTTGCCTGCGAGCCGGAGTGCGGTTGGACGTTGGCATGTTCCGCCTCGAAGAGGTTCATCGCTCGCTGCCTCGCCAGATCCTCGACCTCGTCGACAACCTGACAGCCCTCGTAATAACGCCGGCGCGGATACCCCTCTGCGTACTTGTTGGTAAACACCGATCCCGACGCCTGCATGACGGCACGCGAGGCAAAGTTCTCCGAAGCAATGAGATGGATGTGCGAATCCTGGCGGATGACATCGGCCTTGATGAGCGCGGCGACCTCCGGATCGGACACCTCGATTGGACGTAGATCAGTCATGGGAACCTCGGTTTTGGGTGCACCCAGGCTAGCGCCTTGGCCATCAACCGATCGGACCGGCTCGCAAGAGTACCGGTGGGTCGACGGTGCAGTCGACGACGGTCGACGGGGTTCCTCCAGGACTGCTGCCACCCAGATAGACCGCCACTTCGTTGCCGAAGATGGCTTTCGCCTCCTGATCGTCGTGGGCGGCGGCTTCACCACTGCGGTTGGCGCTCGTGACCGCGAGAGGCCCGGCAACCTCGAGCAGCCAGAGGGCGGCGGGATGATCAGGCACCCGCACACCGATCGTGCCATCGTGCACGACCGGGAGGTCACGTCGCGCCCGAAGGACGAGGGTCAGCGGACCCGGCCAGTGCTCCGTTCCCAACCGGGTCGCCGCAGCAGAGAACTCCACGAGGTCTGCCGCCTGCCGCAGAGAAGTGACGAGTACGGGGAACGGACGGCCGGCGGTTCGGCCCTTGAGCAATGCGAGACGTTCGAGCGCCGCGCCGTTCGCGGGATCGGCGGCAACTCCGTACACCGTATCCGTGGGAACACCCACGATCTCTCCGTCCCGAATGGCCGCCACGGCATCCTCGATCATCCCCACGGAACACCTCCGGATTCACGTTCCAGTTCGTCTACGAAGCCGACCGGTATCTCCTTGCCGCTCAACTCGAGGATCCGACGGGCGAACCGATCGGCGTCCCCCGTCGTCACATACTCGGTGCGAGCGCCCGAGCGGATGGCCCCGTCAAGCATGCGCACCGCCTGGCGGGCCACCGCGGGCGCGGGATCGATAACGGCGACGTTTCTGCCGACGATCGCCTCGATCGCCGGGGTCAGCAGCGAATAGTGGGTGCACCCGAGAACGAGCGTGTCGATACCTGCGGCGAGCAGCGGGGTGAGGTACGTCTCGAGCATGGCGTGCACCGTTCCGGACTCGCCTCTCTCGACCGCCGTTGCGAGGCCCGGACAGGCCTGGTCGACGATGCGGACTCCTGCGGCGTGGCGATCCACCACGGAGGCGTACAACTCGCCCTGGAAGGTCGCGTTGGTGGCCAAGATACCGATGATCCCTCGTGCCGTCTGCTCCGCCGCAGGTTTGACGGCCGGTTCCATGCCCACGAAGGGGATGCCCGGAAACAGGTGCCGCAGTGTGTGCAAGGCAGCGGCCGAAGCACTGTTGCAGGCCACGACGATCAGTCCGGCGCCCTTCGCCAGGAGCATTCGGGTCACCGTTTCGGCGCGGTCGCGCACCTCGTCGAGGCTCCGCTCGCCGTACGGTGCCCACGCTCCGCCAGGTAGATGATCGGATGTCCCGGGATGAGGTGTTCGAGATGCCGCAACACCGACAGTCCGCCGACGCCCGAGTCGAAGATTCCGATCGTCATGTCGTCCACGGGCACCATTTCACCACACCGGCGGTCAATCCACCCCTTCTCGTGACGCTTCACGGGAACTATCCGGCTCAAGCGTCACGAGAACGGGTAAGTTTCTGCTCATGAACCCAAAGACGATCAACGAGTTCCTTCAACAATCGATGCCATCGGCAGGCGACATGGACATCACCTGCACCGAAGTCGACGCCAACGGTGCAGTTGTGCACTGGGAGTACGGGCCGCGTTGGCTGCGTCCCGGCAACTACATCTCAGGACCACTGCTCATGACGATGGCGGACACTGCCCTGTACTGCGCCGTGTTCGGGAATCTGGATCGAATCGAGCCGATGGCGGTCACGTCCGAGCTGTCCACGCACTTCCTTCGGCCCGCCGTCGACAGCGGCGTGACGGCCACGGCCACGTTGATCGAAGTGACCGGTCGGCGCGCCTACGGGGAGGTGCGAATGGTCCTCGACACCAACTCCTCGTCGCCCACGCGACGGGAACCTACATCCTGCCTCGGTAGCCGTCGGTTCCCGCCCCCCGACTGAACCCTGGGCTCGTAGGGGTCGTGGCGACCCCCCTGAGCCCTGGGTTCAACGTTGGGTGGGGCCTTTGCGGCCAACGAGGATCCTCGGCCGCCCGGTGAGATCGTCACGAACCTCGCAGAACAGCCGGCCACCGAACATCTCCAACGCCCGCTCGCCCTGGGTCTCCCCGATCTCGCAAAAGAGCCAACCGCCCTCGGCGAGCCACCCGTGCACCTCGGCGGCGATGCGTTCCAGGATCTCGTCGCCATCCGGGCCCGCGACCAGCGCGGCGCGCGGCTCATGCGAGCGGATCTCGTCGGGAAGCGTCCGGTACTCGGCCTCCGACACGTACGGCGGGTTCGCCACGAGAAGATCGATCTGACCCTTCATGGCAATCGGGAGCGCCGAGAACAGATCCCCCTGACAGAAATCGACGGTAACGCCATTCATCGCAGCATTCTCGGCAGCGAGGGCAAGCGCCTCCTCCGACAAATCGGTGGCCGTGACACGAGCCTCCGGAAAGGCCTTCCGGAGCGCGACGGCGAGCGCCCCCGAGCCGGTACACAGATCGACGATCCGCGTGTCCGGCCCCGCACCGGCGATGGCGTGGGCGGCCTGCTCCCAGAGATACTCGGTTTCCGGACGGGGAATCAGAGCACGACCGTCCACACGCAGCTCCACGGGGCCGAACGGAATGATTCCTTCGAGGTATTGGAGCGGCTCACCTGCTCTGCGTCGAGCGACCAGGCCGGCAAATCGTGCCGTCTCCTCTGCCGTGGGCGCAACGCCGGTGTAGAGACCAGATCGCGATCGGCCCGTGACGGCCATCAACAGACGCTCCGCCTCGTGGAGCGCAAGACCGGAGTCACGCAGGAGCGAGTCATCAGTCATCGGTCGGGCTCGCTCCACTCGCTGTGCCTGGTGTTCTGTGCTCGGTATTCGATACCGCGATCCCAAGGCGCTGCCGGACCGCGGGGCGACTGCGGGGCAACCGAAACCGGAGACTCATTCGCCTTCGGTCAGACGACGGGCCTGCTCATCCGCGGTCAACGCCTCGATGAATTCGTCCAGGTCGCCTTCGAGCACCTGAGGGAGGCGCTTGACGGTCAGCTTGATGCGGTGATCCGTGACCCGGTTGTCCTTGTAGTTGTACGTGCGGATCTTCTCGGACCGGTACCGACCTGCGCCCGCCGCTCCCCCGCGATCTCGGACTGTTGCTCCTCGAGTTGCCGTTGATAGAGACGGGCCCGCAAGATGCGGAACGCCTTGTCCTTGTTCTGGAGCTGGGACTTCTCGTCCTGGCAACTCACGACCAGGCCGGTCGGCAGATGGGTCAGCCGGACCGCGGAGTCCGTCGTGTTCACCGACTGGCCCCCGGGGCCGCTCGATCGGTACACGTCGACTCGTACGTCGGCGGGATCGATCTGGATCTCGACCTCTTCGGCTTCGGGCAGCACCGCGACGGTGGCCGTGGAGGTATGTACCCGCCCCTGTGACTCGGTCTGCGGCACCCGCTGCACCCGATGGACACCGGCCTCGTACTTGAGTTTGGAATACGCGCCTTTGCCTTTCACGGAGAAGATCACCTCCTTGAAGCCACCGGCCTCCGAGGGCGAGGTCTCCAGGACCTCGGTCGTGAACCCTTGTGCCTCCGCATACGCCTGGTACATGTGCTGGAGATCGCCCGCCCAGATCGCGGCCTCGTCGCCGCCGGCCGCCGACCGAACCTCCACGATCACGTCCTTGTCGTCATTGGGATCGGTCGGGACAAGAGCGAGATGGAGGTCTCGCTCCAGCCGTTCCATGTCGCGACGCCGTTCGGCAGCGAGATCTCGAAACTCCTG encodes:
- a CDS encoding threonylcarbamoyl-AMP synthase codes for the protein MIEDAVAAIRDGEIVGVPTDTVYGVAADPANGAALERLALLKGRTAGRPFPVLVTSLRQAADLVEFSAAATRLGTEHWPGPLTLVLRARRDLPVVHDGTIGVRVPDHPAALWLLEVAGPLAVTSANRSGEAAAHDDQEAKAIFGNEVAVYLGGSSPGGTPSTVVDCTVDPPVLLRAGPIG
- a CDS encoding glutamate racemase; translation: MRDRAETVTRMLLAKGAGLIVVACNSASAAALHTLRHLFPGIPFVGMEPAVKPAAEQTARGIIGILATNATFQGELYASVVDRHAAGVRIVDQACPGLATAVERGESGTVHAMLETYLTPLLAAGIDTLVLGCTHYSLLTPAIEAIVGRNVAVIDPAPAVARQAVRMLDGAIRSGARTEYVTTGDADRFARRILELSGKEIPVGFVDELERESGGVPWG
- a CDS encoding PaaI family thioesterase — encoded protein: MNPKTINEFLQQSMPSAGDMDITCTEVDANGAVVHWEYGPRWLRPGNYISGPLLMTMADTALYCAVFGNLDRIEPMAVTSELSTHFLRPAVDSGVTATATLIEVTGRRAYGEVRMVLDTNSSSPTRREPTSCLGSRRFPPPD
- the prmC gene encoding peptide chain release factor N(5)-glutamine methyltransferase, which translates into the protein MTDDSLLRDSGLALHEAERLLMAVTGRSRSGLYTGVAPTAEETARFAGLVARRRAGEPLQYLEGIIPFGPVELRVDGRALIPRPETEYLWEQAAHAIAGAGPDTRIVDLCTGSGALAVALRKAFPEARVTATDLSEEALALAAENAAMNGVTVDFCQGDLFSALPIAMKGQIDLLVANPPYVSEAEYRTLPDEIRSHEPRAALVAGPDGDEILERIAAEVHGWLAEGGWLFCEIGETQGERALEMFGGRLFCEVRDDLTGRPRILVGRKGPTQR